A single Elaeis guineensis isolate ETL-2024a chromosome 15, EG11, whole genome shotgun sequence DNA region contains:
- the LOC105037846 gene encoding uncharacterized protein — protein sequence MDSANSGSIQSSSGGDDEYDSRADSFSALFHPPPSSSSSSAAAASFPTPTFSSSHPNSMFFNSLAFLDHSPLLPTASSSSSPGPPRPLRPSPTPTTDFPSFPSPSSSSLPRGPQIAQSSVQQLPDNPTPAVAQPRSSKKRSRASRRAPTTVLTTDTSNFRAMVQEFTGIPSPPFSAASSSTLSPFSRSRFDLFHSPASSLPPPYLRLRPFAQKPPTFPSLNPSSSTTNTAIIDALASTGNTISNANATNSIPITTAATCTTSNSTHTNNNHQLPSPDFGLGSQSQTLFNLQSQGPIINFQSLLTHKDALPTMPPFATRPQAVIPSAEFAGLPPGLIGSEGMHSGWARASGPDGGQQAQVRAVVGGNYNGAQQRVSSCKLNYSAPGSSEFNAEKGSEGAAARGEGMVDSWICSSD from the coding sequence ATGGACTCCGCAAACAGCGGCAGCATCCAGTCATCCAGCGGCGGCGATGACGAGTACGACTCCCGTGCCGACTCTTTCTCCGCCCTCTTCCACCCACCcccttcctcctcatcctcctctgcCGCCGCCGCCTCCTTTCCCACTCCCACCTTCTCCTCCTCCCACCCCAACTCCATGTTCTTCAACTCCCTCGCCTTCCTCGACCACTCCCCACTCCTCCCcactgcctcctcctcctcctcccccggtCCTCCTCGCCCCCTCCGCCCCTCCCCCACTCCCACCACTGACTTCCCCTCCTTCCCCTCTCCGTCCTCCTCCTCCCTCCCCCGCGGCCCACAAATCGCACAATCTTCGGTGCAACAACTGCCCGACAATCCCACCCCCGCCGTCGCCCAGCCGCGGAGCTCCAAGAAGCGTTCTCGGGCCTCGCGCCGCGCCCCGACCACCGTACTCACCACCGACACCTCCAACTTCCGCGCCATGGTCCAAGAATTCACCGGCATCCCCTCCCCTCCCTTCAGCGCCGCCTCCTCCTCCACCCTCTCCCCCTTCTCCCGTTCCCGCTTCGACCTCTTCCACTCCCCCGCCTCCTCCCTCCCCCCGCCTTATCTCCGTCTCCGCCCTTTCGCCCAGAAACCTCCCACCTTTCCCTCCCTCAACCCTTCATCTTCCACTACTAACACCGCCATAATCGATGCTCTTGCTTCTACTGGTAATACCATTTCCAACGCCAATGCCACCAACTCCATTCCTATAACCACTGCTGCTACTTGTACTACTTCGAATTCCACTCACACTAATAATAACCACCAACTCCCTTCACCTGATTTTGGACTCGGCAGCCAAAGCCAGACTCTTTTCAACCTCCAAAGCCAAGGCCCCATAATCAACTTCCAGTCCCTCCTCACCCACAAGGACGCTCTCCCCACCATGCCGCCCTTCGCCACGAGGCCGCAGGCCGTTATTCCATCGGCGGAGTTTGCTGGGCTCCCGCCGGGGCTTATCGGGTCAGAGGGCATGCACTCGGGCTGGGCTCGTGCGTCGGGGCCGGATGGCGGCCAGCAAGCGCAAGTGAGGGCGGTGGTTGGAGGGAACTACAATGGTGCACAGCAAAGGGTGAGCAGCTGCAAGCTAAACTACTCGGCACCGGGCTCGTCCGAGTTTAACGCGGAGAAGGGATCCGAGGGCGCGGCGGCGCGGGGTGAAGGTATGGTGGACTCATGGATTTGTTCTTCTGATTAG